The Natronoarchaeum philippinense genome includes the window CGCGCGCAGAGCAGACAGCCGACAGTATCGAGAGGGTCGCTACTCCGCACTCTGGAGATTTGCGAACTTGGCGGTGCGCTCGTCGGCCGTCTGGGTCGTCGCCGCCGAGACGACGATAGTCAGGACGAGCCCGATGAGCATGCCGAGGATCGAGGCGTCCCAGCCCCAGTACGTCGCCGGGACGGCGCCGAGAAACACCGAGGCGAGATAGAACGCCTGACTCGCGCCGACGCCGGCGAGCATGCCCCGCCGAGTCGTCCCCGACCAGTACAGCGCGACCAGCACGGGCAAGGCGAGCTGGGCGAATCCGCCGAAGGCCGTCGAGCCGATCTGGACCAGCCCGCCGGGCCGGTAGAGGCTGGCGACGAACGACGCCGTTGCGAAGACGACGACGCCGACCCGTCCCAGCAGATCCTCGCGCCGGTCGCTGGCGTCGGGCGAGACGAACGGCCGGTAGAGGTCCCGCGTGAAGTACGACGAGCCAGAGAGCAGCATCGAGTCGGAACTGCTCATCATCGCCGCCATCGCGCCGGCGATCACGAGCGCGGCGAACCAGCCGGGCGCGTACTCGTTGAGCAGGATCGGCAGGACGTTCTCGCCGGCCGGGACTTCGATGCCGAGTCCGGCCGCCCACGTGCCGAGGAGGAAGGCGGGGACGAAGAGCAAGACGACCAGAATCGGCCAGAGCGCGAACGTGCGCTTGAACACTTTCTTGGAACCGGCGGCGAAAAATCGCTGGTTCACCTGCGGGAACATGGCAACGCCGAAGGCGATGCTGACGGCTTGGGAGAGCATCCACGCCGGTGAGTAGACGCCGCCGCCGAGCGAGAGGAACTCGGGGTTCGAGTCAGCGACGGCAGCGGTCGCGGCGCCGGCCCCACCGACGGCGTCGAGCACCCACAGCGCGGCGGCCCACGTCGCAAGCAGCATGAACGCGCCCTGGATCGTGTCGGTCCACGCGATGCCGCGCATCCCCGCCAGCACGACGTAGACGATCATGAACACGGTCACGAGCGCCGCGCCGGACCAGTAGGGGAGCCAGCCGCCGGTCAGCCCCGCCAACGCGGTACCGGCGCCCATCTGCTGGAGCATGACGTAGGGGAAGAGCCAGAACAGGCTGACGACCGCGACCAGTCCGCGCAGCGCCCGCGAACCGAAGCGATCGCCCAGCATCTCCGGCAGCGTGACGTAGCCGTGGCGCTTGCCGACGAGCCACTGCTTGTAGCCGATCACGTACCACAGGATCGCAAACAGGATGCCGTCCATCACGCCC containing:
- a CDS encoding sodium:solute symporter family protein gives rise to the protein MSQVALQLGIVVAYLLLALGVGLLAYRLTDRTAEDFYLASRTLGTVVLLFTTFATLLSAFTFFGGPNIAYASGPEWILVMGVMDGILFAILWYVIGYKQWLVGKRHGYVTLPEMLGDRFGSRALRGLVAVVSLFWLFPYVMLQQMGAGTALAGLTGGWLPYWSGAALVTVFMIVYVVLAGMRGIAWTDTIQGAFMLLATWAAALWVLDAVGGAGAATAAVADSNPEFLSLGGGVYSPAWMLSQAVSIAFGVAMFPQVNQRFFAAGSKKVFKRTFALWPILVVLLFVPAFLLGTWAAGLGIEVPAGENVLPILLNEYAPGWFAALVIAGAMAAMMSSSDSMLLSGSSYFTRDLYRPFVSPDASDRREDLLGRVGVVVFATASFVASLYRPGGLVQIGSTAFGGFAQLALPVLVALYWSGTTRRGMLAGVGASQAFYLASVFLGAVPATYWGWDASILGMLIGLVLTIVVSAATTQTADERTAKFANLQSAE